The Apium graveolens cultivar Ventura chromosome 11, ASM990537v1, whole genome shotgun sequence genome has a window encoding:
- the LOC141697580 gene encoding uncharacterized protein LOC141697580, with product MQEIPQETWMTPIHNYIRAETLLENKLQARYLCYQAAKYVEYDGVLYKRGFNQPLLRCVDLEEGNYIHREVHEGRESPFMLTYGYEAKISVEVGVGSLRRDLFVEEDAEVNQRLHLDLLDEARMNSQLKRVAYQQRIVRYFNKKVKYVPYKVGDLVLRKVIPNTKIAQHGVLGANWEGPYRDKVILWKGTYCLEDLDVKLIPRAWNAEHL from the exons ATGCAAGAGATCCCACAAGAGACTTGGATGACCCCTATTCATAACTATATTCGAGCAGAGACTTTGCTGGAAAATAAGCTACAGGCTCGATACCTTTGTTATCAGGCTGCAAAGTACGTTGAGTATGATGGGGTGCTATATAAGAGAGGGTTTAATCAGCCGCTATTACGATGTGTAGATCTggaagaaggaaattatattcATAGAGAAGTACACGAAG GTCGAGAGTCCCCTTTTATGCTAACCTATGGGTATGAGGCTAAGATTTCTGTAGAAGTGGGAGTTGGATCATTGCGAAGGGATTTGTTCGTTGAGGAAGATGCAGAGGTTAATCAAAGGCTCCACTTAGATTTGTTGGACGAAGCTAGAATGAATTCTCAGTTAAAACGTGTTGCATATCAACAAAGAATTGTAAGGTATTTCAATAAGAAGGTGAAGTATGTGCCTTATAAGGTGGGAGATCTTGTTTTACGAAAAGTCATACCGAATACTAAAATAGCTCAGCATGGAgtgcttggagctaattgggaaggaccatataGGGACAAGGTCATACTTTGGAAGGGGACTTATTGCTTGGAAGACTTGGATGTCAAGCTCATCCCCCGGGCTTGGAACGCAGAGCACTTGTAA